A window of Ammospiza caudacuta isolate bAmmCau1 chromosome 20, bAmmCau1.pri, whole genome shotgun sequence genomic DNA:
CCTGGGAGCCTGGGGCTGACGGAAGGACAGAGCCCACAGCAGATACCAACATTTCCCACCATGCTTTCTCAGTCTTCAAAACCCTGTGAGGAGACAAGCCTGTTCCCATCTAGGCTTCCCAAAACAcatcccagccaggcaggggaaCACACTGGACCCACACCTAAACCACATTCCTTCGACTTTTAAAGGAGGACTTTCAGATGCAGCACGAAGGACTGGGTGATGGATGGGGTGTGCTTCCTCTCTGCAGTTAACTTCTCACAGTACTTTTCCAGCCCTGACTCCAGGTCTCATGGGGCCTGGCATGCTCTGGGACACATCCCATTGGTCACCTCTGGAGCAAGAATCCCAATTGTGACCTTCCCAACACACTGTCTGCAACTTGAACAGCTCCCTTTTTACCTTCTTTTGGTCTCCTGATCATTCTCAAAAGTCtggtcctcctcctcctccacagcccttttcctgctctccctgatGGCATTCAGCACAGTCTCCTTCGCACATGGGTcagggctgctggtggctgGGAAGGCCAGTGGCGAGACCAGCTGTTCTAGACTGTGGAACAGAGCACAGTGAGGTGTGAGACAGGCTGGGGTCCCGGTCTGATCCCCCCACAGAAGGGAGGACACAGCTCCGCCCTGCAGCCCTTCCCGGAGGTTTGGACAGCACCATCCCCCCAGGCACATGGCAGCGCTCAGGATGGGATGCTGTtcccgggcacagcacaggggactGAGCGTTCCCCACAGCGTCCTGGTCCCCACCGTGGCTGACAAGCGGgctcccccaggtgtgtcccggTCTCCGCCGTACTCACGCTGGGGATCGGGCGATGCTGACGGCTGGCGGGGCGATTCTCACGGTGACGGGGCTGCGgagcggcccggcccggcgggccCAAGGCGTGCTGCGGGGGGAGCCGCCCTCCCAGCGGGCGGCGGGCAAGCACAGCGGCACGGCCGGCCGGGCCTCAGGCAGCGGGTACCGGCGGCGCGGGGCCTGCGGCCGGCAGCGCGGcaccctgtggggacagagcgCGGTGAGCACCTCCGACGCGGTCTGGGGCTTCCCCGCCCGCTCTACCCCGATCTTCCCCTTGCTTACCCGGGCTGCGGGCGACGCGGCGCGGCCCTGGCGGCCGGGCCCCCGTTGGCGGCGGCTTTgccgggcgggcgcggcgcgggcgggccgggccgcatGGCACACCAGGCGCCCGCCGCGCCCAGCGCCGCCGCGCCCAGCAGCGCGCCCCGCAGCAGTAGGCAGGCCAAGGCGAGCGCCAGCGCGGCGGCCACGGCCAGCGCGGCCCTCACGGCCCCATcccgccccccgcccggccccgcgcccgccaTCGCCGCGcgcccgccgctcccggcgTGCTctgcggggcggggggcggagggtgggcggggcggggggcggagGGTGGGCGGGGCGGGACTTAACAGAAGGGCGGAAGCTTCCCCAGTGGGCGGAGCTTAGGGTGAGCGCGTACCGCGGAGGCGGGGCTTAGGTGGAGGAACACGCCCAGTAGGCGGGGGCTTCCAGTCCCAGGGCGACGAGTCCTGCCGGCATGCACGGAGGGACGGGGGCCCCATGGGTAGGCGGAGCTTAACGAGAGAGGCGGGGCGAGCGGGGCCGGCCCTCTTGCGTCAACGCGGGGCCCGTGGCTTTATGGGGCGGAGCTTCTGGGGGGAGCGGCGCTTCCAGCTACGCGGGGTAGGCGGGGGCCGAGGTAGGCGGGGCTAAGTGGGCGGGAGCACGGCCAGCCCTGTCTCCGCGGGCTCCCGGTATGCTGTGCGCGGCGCGGGCGGGGCTCAGCCCGCGACCCCTCGTGGCGCTCCCGTCCTGCCTTCTCGTTCCCCCGCCGGGGGCTCTCCCCTGTCATCCATCTCCCCTGTTCCCACCGGGACCTCTGGGCTtgccccagccccatcccttcCCCACCGCGTCTCCCCCCACCGAGCTTCCAATCTCCCCATCTCCAATCCACAGTCCTGTTTACCATCCCAATTCCCATGTACTCCCGGTCTCTGTGTTCCTGTCCTGTCTCTAACAACCCCGCAACATCATTCCAGCCTCTGTGTTCCCCCCTCTGCCCCATCCTATGTCTCTctccccaccctgtgccctaCAACCCCCCTATACCATTCCAGCCTCTGTGTCCCGCTGTCCCAGTCCCTGTCATATGTCGCCAGTCCCGATCTGACTTTGTGTCCCACGTACAGGAACCCAGCGGCAGGCACattcctgcctctccccagtCACCACcgtgcccagcctgtccccttGTTCCGACTGAAGGGTGCCATTGCCAccatcctgctctggggacagggctgggaactgTGGGAAATCCTCTCTGGCTGTCTGAGCCCTTGGGCTCCTCTGGAGACACGGCTATCCCTGCGGATAACCCGCCCCActgccaggcagggacacccgCAGGGAAAATGATCGGGACagtggctgctggcacagggctttctCATCCCAGGGGTCGAGGTGGCCCTGGCAAGGCTAGAGGAGACTAGGTGCCACCCAGGTGGGTTAACCATGCTTAGGAGGGGACATTCCTCTGAGATTCCTGTCTGTGGACTACGTGGGCTACCTGGTTCTGCTGGGGTGACAGGGTGATCTGCATGGCCTCCCCACTACAGCATCATCCTCCCAGGAAGGGAGGACAAAGCCACCCACGCTCCTCGGGGCTGAGCTGGGACCACATCCTGCTACACCCCAGCTAAAAGAGGTGACAtgcaggctggctgtggggacacgCAGGTGTGGGACAGCGGGGGCAAAGGCAGGAGGTCATCACCAGAACAACACCTGGGTCACCTCGACACCAAGTGATTTTGGGGGCCACTGAGCACACTGATGAGGGCAGAGCCCACAACCCCCTTGTGACACaggtcccctgtgtccccccttCAAGTTGCGGAGCTGGGCTGAAGGCTTTAttgaaaaatccaaaacaaacaacatgGTCATTATCATACAATGAAAACCCGAATCGACCTGCCCTGCAGTGGGGGGGCACCCCCACCGTCCCCATCACCAGCTGCcatcactggggacactgcagggacccTCTGCCCACGCCTGGCTGAGATACAAAAGGGACAAGCTGATTAGGCCGAGAGCAGTGCcgctgtccccaagcccccacTGCCACCGTGACCCCCATGCCGCTCCCGGGCCCCAAGGCCTGAGGTAGTTGGGCGTGCAGGCGAGACTCCCCCAAAAATGCGgggagggttttggggctccctgtgtcctgcaggaaCGGGATGGTTGGTATTGCATCCAAGGGgggccagcacaggctgaggatggggaagcagcagaagcccaggtccctctggcACACGGAGCAGGtgctctggcagcagggctgggggcacacaggAACAGTGGCTCCCTGCACGCTGGATGGCTGCGTGGAGGGGTGGCAGCtctgaggccatggcagtggcaggtcccactgctccaggtgccagctgGGTGCTGGCGGGGGGCCTTGCTGGGAAAGCACACAGTGACAACTCAGCCTCTTCCCAAAGGGAGAAAGGCCAAATCCCGTCCTCAGCACCTCGAGTGGAGGGACACTGGCCCCAGCAGGGGCACCAGCAGGACTGTGGGGGATGGGGACATTGCTGCATGGTCTGACCTCACTGTCTCCACTGCAGCGAGATGAGCTGGGGGGCCCAGAGGTGGCTGATGCCCCCTGCCCTCCTAGCCCCCTGCTCAAGGCACAAAGGTTCCCTGGCTGGTGCCAGCTCCATGGCcacccctgcccacagccacacTGGCCCTGGTCCCCCTGCACCCAAGAGGGTGGCGATGACACCAGGATGGCACCAaagtgagcagggacagggagctgcttaCTCTGGCTTTGGGATGCTCTGGTTTTGGGGCACCCTGGCTTCCCCCCAGaccttctgtgctgctgccctaGAGTCACCCCCCCCGTCCCCAGGAACTAGTGGCTTGTGTGGTGGCACTGTGGTGGCCCCAAAGCCACACCCAGCACCTTGCGGAGGGTTTATTGCTGGCATGAACACAGTGAACtgtcagggcagagcagcccagctcagggggATCTGGGAGGCCTTTTGGTGACCTGGAATGAGGGACAGGAGCTCATAGCAGcatccctcctcctgctgcccccttTCCTAGCTGTTCCTAGCACCCTGTGTTACCAGCCAGGGTATCCCATGGGAACACCACCTCTCAGCCTGCAGTGGCCAAAGGCACTCAGTGTCCCGCTGAGGGGGAGCACACTTAGCACcaagcccagcagcaccccaaaggCTGCCCCCCACCTGGTGGCACCCCCGGGGCTGTCAGCATGCTCATTCCCAGGGCGGAGGGACATTCATGTCGAGCCAGGGGCTGgattaaggctggaaaagcagctaGAGGCAAGAGAAGCCTGACCGCTCTCGCTCAGCCAGAGAAGACTCTAGGAGTTCCCAGAATctgtgcaaaaacaaaactaaaggGTTAAAGACCCCCGCGTGGACacctccccccaccccagcacTCCAATAAATGCAGGTGCGCTTCGCGCCCGcgccccagccctggggtctCGCTGGCGGCTCGGCTCTGCTTCTGGAGGCGGctcctggggggacacaggggatgTGTGCTTCAGGGGGGGCTTCTGCACCACTTCCTTGGGGTTCTTCTCAACAGACTGCACCAAGtggggtcccaggggtgtcccccACAGGGTTCCAGGTGTCCCCTGTGGGCTGCTTCTACCACTGGTGCTAATCTGCAGCTATAAGTGGGAAGACAGGGTCAGAGGGTGCACTGTCCACTGGCAtccctctgccccatccctctgGGACCACAAGGCTGCTCTAGTAGCACCTGAACCCCCTGCCTGAGGATGATGTAGATCCCACATGATGGGGTTTTTCCTGTGGAGAGACCCCATAGGACTTGCCCACTATGTGTGCCAACTATCCCCAGGCTTGTGGGGGATGCAGCAAAACCTTCTCATTGCCATGGATGGCAAGCAGGGCTTCTCCATCCTGCCCCACCttttccaggagcagctgcccagcaggagcagggctggcaccactcaccatcctcctcccagccctccgCCACGCCAGCCAGCTCGTAGTGCTTCTTGCGCAGCTCCCCCAGCTTCTGCCGCTCCTTCTGCAGCTGgttctccagctccagcacccgcacctggggacatggccaggacatgcccaccccagcacagagctgggccaAGCACTACTCTTTCACACCTGTTATGCCCCCAACATCAAGCCCAAAGACCACAGAGGCGCATCCCACGAGTGTTCCAATGACGAGTGgacctggggaggggatggagctcaGGTGGACACTGCTTTTGCAGACAAGTGAAGGCACAACAATCTGTGTGGGCATCCCAGGCAGGGGaattccccagagctgccccatgcCAGGCAGAGGTGTGTGCTGTGGGCAGTACACTGGCGGCAGGGGTGGCCACGGGCTGCTATGTCACGATGGGAACAGCATCGGGGAAGGATTGAGGACGAAGAGCATGTGACTCCTGGGCAACCCATCTGTTGCCTTCACATTTTGGGCTTTGCCTTTGCTTGTGCTacctgggggcagctgggcatGGTGATCGCAAATTTGATGCCCCACCTCAGGCAGCCCAAGAGAGACTTGACCGGCTGTGTTTCTCAAAACATGGGAATCCCCTACCTGTGAGTCCATCTCCTGACGCTTTATCTGGGTGAGTGTCATGCTGGAGAAGTCCATGCTATCTGTGGAGAAAGACACCACCAGCCCCCCTCAAGCTTTGCTCCCCCAGTCAgactccccagcagctcccatgctgctggcagggtcTGGTACCATGGGATATGCAGGGAGGGTGTGATGAgcagccatgggcagagacCACAGGGGCACAGCCAACCAAGAGTGGTGAGTGCCAAGAGGAGAGGTTTTGGGGCAGGTTTGTGCTCCAAGCACTAGGACCAGAGAAAACAGTCTCAAGAGgaggataaaaaggaaaatttcttcatgaaaaGGGCTGTTCAGCACTGGTAGAGGCTGCCCAGGGTATAGTGGAGTCACAATTCCTGGAGAGATTTAAAAAccatgtagatgtggcacttggggacatggttaGTGGTGGGGGAACAGGTAAACTCAATTGTCTTAGAGAGCTTCTCCAACCTTAGTGATTGCATGACTCTAAGATCCCTGCAGCCCAACACTTACCTTTCTCCTCCACTTGAGACCTCCCAGCTTTGGTGGAGGCCACCACACTGGCCGTGGCCTGGTTGACACCCCGGGAGGCTTGCTGGAGCTTGCAGAGGTTGGCGCTGTCTTTGTCTGCCTTCACCTAGCAGGACGGTGAGGAGGGCGTCACACCCCGCCAGGCGAGCAGACCagccccaggatttggggtgaccACATGGTGCCCCAGCTACAGGTAAGAGAAGCCTGAACCatgggaagggcagcagcctTGCTCCTACCTTGGAAGCTGCCAccagctgagcagtgctggccGCGATCTCGCGGGAACAGACCATCAGCTCCTCGAATGTCCCCTTGCCTTGCACTACCAGGTCAGCAGCATCACTGCGGGACAGCAAAGAGGAGCTGGAGCATCATCCTGCCacccgtgtcccctccctgtgaTGATGGTAGGACTCTGccatcctctccctgctctggtgACAGTGGCACTTACACCATGACAGTGGCACCCCAGCCCACTGCCTTGGAAGCAGAGATGAGACCCTCGGTCCAGCGTGAATTCTTGGCATAGAACTCCTTGGGGGATGCTGCACCCTGCCGTTGGTAAAGGCACAATTAGTTACTtatcacccccaaacccctgctctgggggggaaaaaggaggaggtCAGGGTGTCATTCAGGTTGTGTGTGGGAGGTGGGGACACACTGAActtgggggctgtggggtcccCTGTGTGGGACGGGAGATCAGGGATCACCACGACACCCCGGGAACCATAACTAGGGTGAGTGCCCCTGGGGTCAGCAAGGAGCTACTGGCAGCTGGTGGGGAAGTCCCAGCAGGACAACGGTTTGAGCAGCATGTCCCAACAAGTGCATGATGACCCCCAGCTGGACAAGCACCCCCTTGCCCCcacccctgtcccagctcaccCGTCCGCTCTCCACGATCTCTCTCTGGAGATCCTTGGAGGCCAGGACCAGGACACGGATGGCCTGCATGAGGCCTGTGCAGGAGCCCAGAATCCTGTGAGACAAACGTCACTGAGTGCCCTCTGTGGAGCAGcggccctgcctgcagcatctgtccccatcctgcctgcctggctcgTCCAGTGCTCTGATCATCACTCACCTCTCATTAACTTCCAGTTGgaccccagtgtcaccagccCGTGCCTTGCTCAGCATCTCCTGGTTGAGGGGAGAGAGGCTGTACTGAGCCCAGTACAGCCTCTCTCCCTGTGTCTCCCTGGCCTCTACAGTAGCCCCAGCAGGCCCCCAGCATCGTGCCTGCGGGCACCTCTCTGCTTGTGGTGACCCTCACCTCAATACGGGCAGATGCGACTTCGATGGCCGCGGCCGTCGCTGCCATCTCCTTGTCCACTAGGtcacccagctcctcctgcttgACGTCCAGACCTCTGGGAcgcagctcctggggacaagATGGGATGAAAGAGACCATCCAGGAGCACCACAGTCCCTCTGGCGGTGCCTGCCAGGGCCTGATCCCATCCCACTAGCCCTCCTGGGCCACCCACCTCCCCAATGGCGCTGATCTGGCCCAGGTAGGCTGTCACCAGGTTGCAGTCAGCACTTGCGACCTTCCCTGGGTCTTGCAGGGCGCTGAGGTAGCTCACAGTCTCACTGCCACACTgcttgcacagctccagcagacCTGCATAGGCAGCATGGGGGGCTGAAGGGGCCACATGTTGGGGGAAGATGTCTGGTTCCTACCCTAGACAGcatcctgcctgtgctggcctctgcctgccctggttTCTGCCCACTTCAGCACCCTACTTGCCCCAGCATCCTGCTCACCTTATCCCAGCATCCTGCCATGACCCCTGCACACCCTGACCTCTGCTCACCCCAGTGTCCTCTTTGCCCTGGCGCCTTCCCACCTTGACATCTGCTCACCCCAGCCCCCTGCTCACACTGATCTCCTGCCCATCTTGGTCCCTGCCCACTGAgtcccctgcccaccccagcccttGCCCACCCTGACCCCTACCCACCCACCATGTTCACCCTGATCCCCTGCCCATTCTGACCCCTGCTCAGGGGTCATCACCCCCAACCCCTGGCCTGGGGCAGCACTCACGGTCAGCAGGCTCCACAGGGGCCACATGGGAGGTCgcactgccctgcaggaggGTGTTGCTGACCAGGTGGGCGAAGTGTGCCAggtggggcagcagggagcccaCGGCTGCGGCAGGACAGTGGGCACAGGCCTCAGCCCCCATTGCGCTGGCCACCCGCCCCGtgtggcagggctgtccccgtgCCCAGTGCCCGGGGCTGCCACCTCTCACCTGCGCCATCCAAAAGGTACTTGCTGTGTGCGTCCCACAGCCGCTCTGCGCACTCGGAGGCTGCCAGCGTCTGGGACAGGAGGCAATCTGCAGACAGACAGGAGGCAGGGCTCAGCTAGGAccacagggagcaggcagcCTGTGATAACACCAGatttgggagcagcaggggcatCACCTGCTGAGCCGGTGCAGCTGATATGAGCAGGATCCTCCATGCGAGCCAGGGCGTCCTGCACCATGCACTCGGCCTGGCGCGCggtgctctgcagcagggacagccgCTCCTCGGCCAGGCGCTGCTGCAGCGCCcgctctgtgctctcctgctggGCCAGAGCCGAGCTCAGAGCCCTTGCTGGGCCACCGGGCACTCCCTGCACCTGGcccacccaaacccctctggTCTGCCCAGAAGGGATTGGCAGGACCCTTGTGGTACCTTGTCTCTCAGCTGGGTCTGCAGCAtctccagctctgtcctgctgctctcctgctcgTGGGTGAGCGTGTcccgcagctgctgcagctcagcctgcagagctgccatcttgtccctgtgctgctctgctgcttggctcagCCTGTCCCTatcctgctccaggctggcaaTCCGAgtgttctgctctgctcctgcctggtggGGCATGAAACAGCAgttggggctgtgctgaggatgaACCCTCCAGTTTGGGGACCCATTCTTCATCCAGGCTTGGGCCACCCCAACTGTCCCTGCTGGGTGCACCATGGCCTGCACAAGCACAGCTCCCTACACTGAGCAGCACTGATGATCTTATCTGGTGAAAACCGAGGCTCCTGGGAAGCTTTTTCACTTTTATcagtgaaaatgcatttttatcaCAATTGTCACCATCCTGATGGAGGAGTGGATGCAgggtgctgcctctgccccaTCTCCATCCTGCTGCCGAGTCTGCCCACCTCATAGTTGGGTGACTGCAATTTCCTGCCAGCTTCTGCCTCCTACAAAAAGCCCAGGCACCCCTGCTGTCTTCCACAGCTCTGTGGGCATGGGTTACCCTCTGGCACATCTTGCAGTGTGATGCTACACTGCTACCTGGGCTTacagcagagacagagctgctgaCTGACCCTGTTCTTCCAGGCATTTTTATTCCATgatccctgctgctggagcccatTACTCCACATACTACCACACTCCGGAGCGTGAAACTCCCCTATGTGACATCAAACCTGCTCAGATGTGGCAAAGATGATGACAGGGAGCTAGTTTTCAAGCCAGTGGTGGGTATCACCTCTCAAATGGTAAAGGCCTAGCTACCCAGCCCAGAAGGGTGCTCTCACCTGTGTGCTGGACTCCAGCGTACCCTGGAGGACCTGCAACTCTTgtctgctggctgccagctctcGCTTCAGTGTCTCCAGCACCTCTGCCTGCTCTTGAGACTGCAGCAAGGGGAGAGGTTGGCGGCACTGGTGCCTCATGGGGAGCCCCTGCTCATTCCTGGTGTGTCCCCCACCATCCCTACTCACcttcctctgtgcctgctcGCTCACTCGCTGGAAGGagtcctccagctccttcttcTCCCGCTCCACATCCCCCTGGGCCTGCCTGGCCACTGTAATCTGCTTGGTCACCTCCGCATTCTGGCAACAGCAGAGAATGAGCCGAGCAGCCGCCGGTATCAGAGGGCACGGCTGGGagagggggtgctggggggcgGTTTGGGGAGCCCACCTTGCGCAGCAGGTCAGCGTGGTTCTGCACCAGCTCGCTGTACTTCTCCTTCAGTTTGCTGTACCGCTGCTCGTTGGCCTGTGCCCGTCCTGCcatgcacacagggacacagagctgagcaCCTGAGACCCCCCTTGCCCGGGGCTCAGCCCCACCTCACACCAGTGCTGGCACTCCCTGCTCACTCTCAATTTCTGTCAGGCTCCGCTGAGCCTTCTCTGTGTCCTCCCGCTGCTtcttcagctcctccagctctgcacgCAGGAACTCACTCTCgtcctgtgcctgctgcttcaggtgctgctgctcagccagctCAGCCTCCAACTCGCTGGCACGGCCACGCAGCTGCACTGCACCCCGTGCGCTCTGCGGGGACAGGTGGGGGCTGATGGTGCTGTTCAGTGCTTGCCAGGACTATTCAATGCCCACTGGTACCATCCAATGCCCACCAGTGCTGGCCAGCAGCCCCCCCCATGGGTATCACCCTGCCGGCCCCCAAGTGCAACTGGGCAAAGCACAAGGATGCTAGGCAGTGGGCCTGAGCCCACCCCCCCGACAGGGATGCAGccccctggcacacctggggaccccCTGTACAGGGGAAGCCACTGGGAAGAGGGCAGGACAGAGATCTGGTCAGTCTTATTCACGCACCTCAGCCTTGAAgttctccagctcctccttcagGGCTGTGATCTCCCCATAAAGCTGCTCAATTAGCCGGTCCCTAGGAAGGAGAGACATGGGATACACTCTCAGTGCCTCggggacacagcctgggaggggaggtgtcccctgtgtcaccatggctGCGATGCCATCCCAGACAGAGAGCTCCTGGTACCATCTTGGCCATTCTGCAGCATCGCCAGGATTGCTTACTTGTCATCCTTGTTCATCCCGTTCTGGCTGTTAAAGTTGAAGGGGTcacagctgaaggagctgccaaAGATGTCATCAAACTTGTTGTCAAACAGACTCTGTGGGAAAAGCAGGACAGACCTAGAGTGACCCCACTACCATGCGGGAGTCCTTGTCCCTCtatgtccccagtgtcactgcCAAGCCAGCCTATGAGCTGCCTGGACACCGGGGCTGGCTCCCCCTGCTTCCAGGACACCGAATGTGACAAACTTGATGAACATGGGCCATCTGTGGTCCATCCCCACTTAACTGCTGGAGAGAGAAGATCCCCAAAGCCATGTCACTGCATGCTCCTTCCTATCCCCACTCAATGCCTGAGGACAACCCTTGGTGGAGAGGAGGGTGAAGACCTAAAGGTCTCCATGGCAATGCTTGAAGACAAATCTCTCCTTTCTCACTGGAGGGCACCACAccactgagcagcactgggagaatTCAGGCTAgttcagccccagcagcacccagacagGACATTCAGCATCCAGATGGGATAAgcagcactcagatgggacatCCAGCACCCAGACAGTCACCCAGCACCAACCCATCTCTCTCTAGTGACACTCCCCAGCTCCCAAGGCCATCCCCACTGTCTCAGCCCTCACCGCTGCATGGATTTAGAGAAACACCCCCGGCTCAGAGGCAGAGAGCCCCCACCATCCTCACCTGCGAGGCTGCATCCATCTCCACCAGGTCTGTGATGGGCTCGCTGTCCGGCGAGGATGCCTCGGTGGGGATCACCACCACAGGGCTGATGTGCTCTGACAGTGCAGAGGCACGCAGGAAATTGGGAGGGTTCTGGGGAGGGAGTGGAGCAGGGCTAAGGTAGAAagactggcactgctgctggacTGAAGGCACAGTTGGTTAAAATCCTGCCCTGGAGCCGAGCTGGCCATGCCTTGACCCATGAGAATGGAGCCAGAACCCACAGGGATAGAGTCAGGATGTCCAGGAATAGAATCAGAACTCATAAGGATGGAACCAGGACCCACAGGGATGGAAGCAGGACCCGCAGAGTTGGATTTCAGCGAGGGCTATGGATCAGTGAGAGAGGGgatcccagcttccagtcaGAGGGCAGCTACATCCAGTTGGATGCCAGCCAGTGAGGGATAAAAGAATCCTCAAGGCCCAGGAGTCCCACACTGCCACCAGACCTAAgaagctgggaaaggcagcaatAGGCTTTTCTGGGCCTTTTGCcagtgctgcccctgggcacagggaacaTGGGGACTGCAGGGT
This region includes:
- the HIP1 gene encoding huntingtin-interacting protein 1 encodes the protein MELGKVTVSINKAINAQEVAVKEKHARTCILGTHHEKGAQTFWSVVNRLPLSGNAVLCWKFCHVFHKLLRDGHSNVLKDSVRYKNELSDMSRMWGHLSEGYGQLCSIYLKLLRTKMEFHIKNPRFPGNLQMSDRQLDEAGENDVNNFFQLTVEMFDYLECELNLFQTVFSSLDMSRSVSVTAAGQCRLAPLIQVILDCSHLYDYTVKLLFKLHSCLPADTLQGHRDRFLEQFRKLKDLFYRSSNLQYFKRLIQIPQLPENPPNFLRASALSEHISPVVVIPTEASSPDSEPITDLVEMDAASQSLFDNKFDDIFGSSFSCDPFNFNSQNGMNKDDKDRLIEQLYGEITALKEELENFKAESARGAVQLRGRASELEAELAEQQHLKQQAQDESEFLRAELEELKKQREDTEKAQRSLTEIERRAQANEQRYSKLKEKYSELVQNHADLLRKNAEVTKQITVARQAQGDVEREKKELEDSFQRVSEQAQRKSQEQAEVLETLKRELAASRQELQVLQGTLESSTQAGAEQNTRIASLEQDRDRLSQAAEQHRDKMAALQAELQQLRDTLTHEQESSRTELEMLQTQLRDKESTERALQQRLAEERLSLLQSTARQAECMVQDALARMEDPAHISCTGSADCLLSQTLAASECAERLWDAHSKYLLDGAAVGSLLPHLAHFAHLVSNTLLQGSATSHVAPVEPADRLLELCKQCGSETVSYLSALQDPGKVASADCNLVTAYLGQISAIGEELRPRGLDVKQEELGDLVDKEMAATAAAIEVASARIEEMLSKARAGDTGVQLEVNERILGSCTGLMQAIRVLVLASKDLQREIVESGRGAASPKEFYAKNSRWTEGLISASKAVGWGATVMVDAADLVVQGKGTFEELMVCSREIAASTAQLVAASKVKADKDSANLCKLQQASRGVNQATASVVASTKAGRSQVEEKDSMDFSSMTLTQIKRQEMDSQVRVLELENQLQKERQKLGELRKKHYELAGVAEGWEEDAAD